The Gammaproteobacteria bacterium nucleotide sequence CCTGATGGTCGGACTGGTGCTGGATCTGGCTGGGGGCCGGCATTCGACGGTGGGCTGGGGTCTGGCCTTTGTCACTATGGCCGCGGGATCTTTGCTTGCACTGGCAGGTCTGCGCGGGTTGCTGGCCAGGGCAGCCCGGAGCGCAGGATGAGCCTGCGGTACAGCAGTCCTGAAGCAACAGGTTCGGCTACGGCGGGAGGTTGTGTTTGAATCATCTTGATATTGCCGTGATCGGTGGTGGCCTGTTGGGTTCGGCATTTGCCTATGGCTTGAGCACAGATGGAGGTCGAGTCGGGCTGATCGATGAAGGTGACCATGCCATTCGCACCGCACGCGGCAACTTCGGTCTGGTCTGGGTGCAGGGTAAGGGTCTGGGCATGCCGGACTATGCCCGCTGGAGTCTGCGCTCTGCCTATGCCTGGACACCGTTCAGCGAGGAGCTGCAAGCTCAAACGGGTACGTTGGTCGAATATCACCGTCCCGGCGGCTTTTACGTTTCGATTGACGACACCGAGTTTGCCGACAATGTGGCGCGGTTAAAACAGTTGCGGGACGAGGCTGGAGATGAAGGTTACGACTATGAAGTTGTCGAACGGGCAGCTCTGTGTGAACAGCTCCCGGGAATCGGTCCGGATGTTCCAGGAGCGACCTACTGCCCGCATGACGGTCATGCCAATCCACTGAAGCTGTTGCGCGCGCTGCAGGAAGCGTTTCGGTTAAATGGCGGCACTTACACACCAAGCTCAAGGGTCACTACGATCCGGCCGGTGAACGGTGGTGGGTTTGAGATCTTGTGTGAGGGGGGTCGCGAGTTCGGCTGTGAAAAACTGGTGATTGCGGCGGGTCACGGTTCAGCCGAGCTCGGCAAGAGTCTGGGTATGGAGATTCCCATCTTTCCAGTGCAGGGTCAGGTCGTGGTGACCGAGCGCGCGCAAATGACCATGACCTATCCGACCAATTACGTTCGCCAGACTGACGATGGGAATTATCTGCTGGGCCCATCGGCGAGAGACGTCGGCTTCAATGATGAAACCGAAACCACCACGCTTCGCGACATCACCCGCCGCTGCACCACGGCATTTCCACACCTTAGGCGATTGCGTATACAGCGCACCTGGGCAGCGCTGCGGATCATGACGCCGGATGGCTTTCCGGTGTACCTGCAGTCTGAGGCCTACCCAGAGGCATTTTCTTTCTCGTGCCACAGCGGTGTGACGCTGGCGGCGGTGCACGCCACGGACGTGTCGCGCTGGGTGCTCGATGGCCACATTCCAT carries:
- a CDS encoding FAD-binding oxidoreductase is translated as MNHLDIAVIGGGLLGSAFAYGLSTDGGRVGLIDEGDHAIRTARGNFGLVWVQGKGLGMPDYARWSLRSAYAWTPFSEELQAQTGTLVEYHRPGGFYVSIDDTEFADNVARLKQLRDEAGDEGYDYEVVERAALCEQLPGIGPDVPGATYCPHDGHANPLKLLRALQEAFRLNGGTYTPSSRVTTIRPVNGGGFEILCEGGREFGCEKLVIAAGHGSAELGKSLGMEIPIFPVQGQVVVTERAQMTMTYPTNYVRQTDDGNYLLGPSARDVGFNDETETTTLRDITRRCTTAFPHLRRLRIQRTWAALRIMTPDGFPVYLQSEAYPEAFSFSCHSGVTLAAVHATDVSRWVLDGHIPSQYRCFHPERFDVPA